Part of the Catalinimonas alkaloidigena genome is shown below.
GATCATCATTGATTTGTGAACTCAGAGATGAGCCCAAACTTACATTGGCGGGTAAAAACTGTTTATCATTAAAGTAGGTCATTTTAGGTCCCAGATTGGCCATACTTCCCCCTAAGGTCAGTACACTTTCTTTTTGGAAAAGATTGAAATCTGTCTGGTACAATGCTCCCAGATCTACCGCAAAGCCGGAAGCTCTTTGAGGAATACCGCTTGCTGAGAAACTACCACTGTGATTACTGCCGATGAATTTGGCATTTCCTCCCAGGCTCCACTGCTTGCTGAGTTGATGTGCATAGGAAAGTGAAACGGAGAGGTCATGCGGATTTTCCACCGTAGCAATACCTCCTGATGGGGTGGGGAACTGAACGTCTCCCAAATCAAAATAGGTGGCGGATAGTCCCCAGGCTCCTTTTTCATTTACGCGCTGGGCAGCAGCAAAATGATAGAGATCCATATCGCTCACCACTTTGCGCAGCCAGGGTGTGTAAGAAAAGGACATATTACTTTTTTCGGGAAGCAGAGCAAGTTTAGCAGGGTTCCAGTACGCGGCATTGGCATCGGCTGAGAGGGCTACTCCCGCCTCACCCAGGCCAGCGGTACGGGCATCGGGCGTGATCAGTAAGAAAGGGGCTGAGGTAATAGGTATTTTTTCTCCGTTTTGACCGAGAACAGGAAGTGATTGCGCTAAAGAGATATTCGCGAGAAAGCTAAACAACGCGAAGGCAATCAGGCAGTTTTTCAGTTTTGACATCATATGAAATTTGGTTTGAATTGATCAAACACAAACTACCTATTCATAAATCGTCTTACGAGATATTCACACCTTGTTTTCAGTGTAAACGCTCAAGGAAATGGATCATTGTAACGAGAACAAATAAAAACTTCAGGAAGGATTTTATGAGCAGAAATACAAATAAGTTGTTATTATTCAGCATCTGTTTTAATTTACTGAGCGTGCTTAACCAGCGTGTACAATTTGAATCTACAACAGCCTATGATGAAAAATAACAGCAGAAGAAAATTTATCAAAAAAGCAGGAGCAGCGATATCTACAGCTTTTGCTTTTCCCACCATTATCCCTGCCTCTGCCCTGGGGAGAAACGGCTATGTTCCTCCCTCCGACAGGATTAACCTGGCTTTTATTGGTGCCGGAAACCAGGCCGGGAACGATGTAAAGAGTTTTTTAGAGGATGAAAGGGTACAGATCACTACCATTTGCGACGTGAATAAACAAAGCGCCGGCTACTGGGATGGTAAAGTTGCCGGGCGGGAGTTTATCATGAAAATGGTAGACGATGCCTATGGTGAAAAGTATGGAAAAAAATACAAATCCTGTCGCGGCTACGAAGATTTTAGAGATGTGATTGGCCGTAAAGATATAGATGCTGTGGAGATCGTTACACCTGACCACTGGCATGCCATACCTGTACTGATGGCTGCCGAAGCCAAAAAAGATATTTACTGTCAGAAGCCTCTGGCCCTCACGGTGGCCGAAGGCAGAGCCATGAGCGATGCGGTCAAAAAACATGAGGTAGTTTTTCAGACGGGCAGCCAGCAACGTTCCAACACGCATTTTCGCAGGGTATGTGAGCTGGTGAGAAATGGTAAGATTGGTGAATTGCAAACGGCCACCTGCAGCTTACCTGCGGGTACGCCTGATTTTGGGAAGACGGGGCACCTGACTGAAACGGTGCCTGTACCCAAAGGCTTCAATTATGACATGTGGCTGGGACCTGCTCCTGAAGCGCCTTATTGTCCGGCACGTACCCACGTAAATTTTCGCTGGATACTGGACTATTCCGGCGGTATGGTCACTGACTGGGGGGGGCACCATCCTGACATTGCGCAATGGGGCATGGATACCGAATATACCGGACCTGTCAAGATACAGAATGCAAAAGCTACGTGGGCGGATCATCCTATCTGGAATACTGCTACCGAGTTCTATTTTGAGTGTATCTATGAAAACGGATTAAAACTGATTGTGACCAGCAGTGAAAGCAATGGGGTAAAGTTCAGCGGCACAGAAGGCAGCGTATGGGCCAGTCGGGGCGAACATGATGCCGACCCTAAAAGTATACTTGGGGCAGAAATTGGACCTGATGGAACGCACCTTTACAAAAGTGACAATCATTTCCGTAATTTTATTGACTGTGTATTGTCCAGAGAAGAAACCATCGCTCCTGCGGAAGTAGCCCATCGCTCAATCACCATTGCACATCTGGGTAATATAGCGATGATGTTAGAGCAGGATCTGGAGTGGGACCCGCAGCAGGAAAGGTTTACAAATAACGAAGAAGCCAACAAAATGCTTTCCCGAAAAATGCGTGAGCCCTGGGACAAAGTATATCAGAAATATATGGTGTAATTGTCTTGTTCTGCAAAAAAACACTTCTAAAAAGAATGTAACCCTCCTTTTCAAAAATGGAGGGTTAAAATTTCTGCAACAGTGATATTGCTTATAAGCCTTGCATTGCTTGCAGTACTTCCAGATACAGACCGGGTTTATCCAGATTGACCAGATCGGCCTCAGACTTAATTACAGTTTTAAATTCCTCCGCAGTATTACTACTGGCATAGGCCATGATCTGTATGCCTAAAGAGTCGCAGAGCTGTACCATCTCGGGGGTGATCTCCTGCACATTACACTCTATGATATCAGCATCATATTTCTCTTTGGCTTCCATGACTTCCTCTACGGAGTGTGCATTGATCTTAACTCTAAGCTCAGGCGCCAGCACACTAAATTCTTCAAGCATGCTATCACTCCAGAACCAAAAAAAGGTTTCATCCTCCATATTATACTTACGCACTAGCCTGACCACTTCTTCCAGGTCGGCAGTTTTTACATCCAGATAAGCCTTAGCTTTTCCTTTGATCCAGCGCAAGTACTCTTCCAGGCGCGGAACTTTTTCACCTGCATATGCTTCACCAAACCAGCTTCCGGCATCCAATTTGTCTATATATTCTGAAGTTCTCAGGCGTATTGGACCCCAGCCATCTGTAGTGCGGCCTAGTCCCAGGTCGTGCATGATGTAGTGCACGCCATCCAGGCTGCGATGCACATCTATTTCCACATAGTCAACACCCAGTTCAATAGCTTTGGCAGCAGCGGCAAAAGTATTTTCAGGAGCCAGATGATTAGCGCCTCTATGCACAACTATTTCAATGGGATGCTTTTTAAGCAGGCTGGCGACAGCTTTTTCCTGTAAAGAATAATCCGGTATATACTCTTCATACACCACCTCTGAGGGAGAGCAGGCCAGGCAAGCCAGCAATAGAAATAATGAGTATTTAAAACTCCTCATAGTTTTATTTAGCGCGTAAAAAAGGTCTGACAAATTTGCCAGACCTCAATATAATATCTTACAATATCAACACTTTTTATTCCAACATCTAGTTGATGCGCATATCCCTTGTATTGATCAGGGCGCCAGCTCCTTTGATGGCTGCCTGCGCACTGGGGACTACCTCACTGAAGTTTTCTTCATCAGCTGCATTCACCTGTGCTATCTCCCTATCCAGTTTTTCCAGATAGGTCTTATACTTTTCAATATTGCCTTCAATGACACTTTCATCACTTTGATCTCCCGGCTTTGCTTCCAGCGCTCTCACCTGGTTTTCCAGTTCTGTTTTGTGAAGGTTCAGGGTAGACAATAGCTTCTGCTTATCTAGCCTAAAAACGCCTGTATTGAGATCCACCGGCTGACCATCAGCCAGATTTGTGCTATCCATCACTTTTTCTTCAGGGTACATGGCTGAGTCTTCATCGTATTCTGCTTCACCTAAGCTGTTGTCTTCCGCATTATTATCCGGATTGGAGTCACAGGCGGCTCCCATCAGCATTACCGAAAACAGCAAAACAGAAATAGATAAAAATTTGAATATATTCTTATTTTTCATTGTTACCTCCATTAGTTAAAAAAATCGGTCTAACTTGATTATTAAACAAGCAAGCAAGCATACTGTTTAAGTGTGGCAATAATGATTTTTGGCTATACTTTTGCTACACCGATATGCGTTAAGCACAAAGATGACTATCCTATGAAACAGCATACCATTTTTATAGCCTGTATGGGCTTATCCATTATTTTACTCAGCAGTAGTTATCAGATTCCTAATATTGAATTGGTAAAAACCAAAATCACGGAGAATATATCACTTGGTGTACCTAAATCTTTTCAGTCGATGACGGAAGAACTGATGAATCAGCGCTACCTTACGGCGCGTAAACCTATCGCTGCTTACACCAATGATAAGCGGATGGTAGACCTGACAGTGAATACCTCTAACACCCGCTGGCAACCTTCTGACCTTCCTATGCTCAAAGATTTTTACAAAGCCAGCCTGCTGGAACTGTATGATGAGGTGAGTTTCTCCCGCGAAGAGATTGAAGAAATCAACGGAAAGAATTTTGTGGTTTTTGAATTTACATCCATCGTAAGACCGGAAGAAAACGCCCTTAACCCACAACAACCCGTGCGAAAGTATACCAGAATACAGTACACGGTGCACGGAGGTAAGACGCTGGTATTTAACTTCACTTGCCCTCAGGCACTACAGCAGCAGTGGGAAAGTACTGCCGGAAAAATTATGCAAAGTATCCAAATTAAGTAAGCGTGGGCATACTTAAACCTGACGATGAATATTATATGCAGCAGGCCCTTCGGCTGGCTGAGCAGGCTTATGAAGAGGGCGAGATCCCGGTGGGAGCTATCGTCGTTTCCAACGAACGTATCATTGCCAAAGCTTATAACCAGACTGAGAAGCTACAGGATGTAACGGCACATGCTGAGATGCTGGCCCTTACTTCTGCTTTCAACTATTTTGGCGCCAAGTATCTGCCCGAATGTACGCTCTATGTTACCTTAGAACCCTGCGTGATGTGTGCGGGAGCGCTCCACTGGGCACAGCTAGGAGGATTAGTATATGCCGCACCTGATGAGAAAAAAGGGTTTACCCAATACAATGACCGCATACTTCATCCGCGTACGCAGGTGAGACAAGGGGCCCTTGCTCAGGAAAGCACTGAGCTGATACAGACTTTTTTTCGCCGAATGCGGGGTAAAGAAGACTGAGCAGCGCTTACTCATGTTAATGACAGAAAGCTGCCAGACTTCGGGAACTTTGCAAATTGATAAATCCGCTTATTGTTAGTATAAGGTATAGCCTACCCCGAAGCGGATAGCGAGATTACTCCTTTCAAAGTAATAATCCAGCATACCCTCCAGACGCCAGTTGTCGGTAATCTTGCGGGCATAGCCTGTCCCAAACGCATAATCTACTTCTTTGCCTAAGAGAGGGCGGAAACGCAGGAAGACCGGATTGATAGGATAAAAACGTATGCCCGGCACAAAGCGTACACTTTCTGTCCAAACCTCCAGCCCGGCAGTAGCTGCCAGTTGTTCATAAAGAAAATAGTTGAACTCAAGACCAAACTGAGCCTTATCCACAAACTCAAAAGGATCGCGGTTGTCTGTCTTGTAAGCGTCTAGCTGGGCAGTGAATAAATATTGCGCATCAACTTCTAGCGCTACAAAAAATAATGCAAGTAATAAGAATTTCTTCATAGAGACCGATAGTTTCGGTAAAGGTAACAGCTATTCCTTTTGTTCGTAAAGTTTTTTTAGTTCATTTAACTCATCCCGCATACGGGCGGCCTCCATAAAATCAAGTTCTTTGGCAGCCTTTTCCATATTCTTCTGAGTTTTGCCGATTAGCTTTTCCAGATCTACTTTGTTCATATAGGCTACTACAGGGTCAGCGGCAATGCTGAACTCCTCCGGACCGGCATAGGCCTTTTTGACCGCTTTCTTAGAATCAGCGACACGGGTAGAGAACATAATAGCCTCTTTGGACTTAAGCACTGTTTTGGGGGTAATGCCATGCTCTTCGTTATATTCCATTTGCTTGCTACGGCGACGGTTAGTTTCGTCAATCGCTACCTGCATGGAGCCGGTAACCCTATCTGCGTACATGATCACCATACCGTTTTCGTTACGCGCTGCACGGCCGATGGTCTGAATAAGCGAGCGCTCATTCCTTAAGAAGCCTTCTTTGTCTGCATCCAGAATAGCTACCAGAGAGACTTCCGGCAAGTCCAGACCTTCACGCAGCAGGTTTACGCCTACCAGTACGTCAAACTCGCCCAGGCGCAGTTGCCGTAAGATCTCTACCCTGTCCAGAGACTTGACTTCGGAGTGAATATAGCGGCTGCGCACGCCTGCCCTTTCCAAAAACTTCTGAAGTTCTTCAGCCATACGTTTGGTCAGGGTAGTCACTAACACTCTCTCCTGTAATTTCACCCTTTCGTCAATCTCGCCCAGTAAATCATCTATCTGATTAAGGCTGGGGCGCACTTCTATTACGGGATCTAGCAGTCCGGTGGGACGGATTACCTGCTCTACTACGACACCTTCAGAGTTACGCAGCTCATATTCGCTGGGCGTAGCACTTACATAGATAACCTGGCTGGTCATATCCTCAAACTCGTTGAAGGTCAATGGCCGATTGTCCAAAGCAGATGGCAGGCGGAAGCCATAATCTACCAGGCTGGTTTTTCGGGCCCGGTCACCACCCCACATCCCTCTCACCTGCGGTATGGTTACGTGGCTTTCGTCTATCATCATCAGGTAATCTTCGGGAAAGTAATCCAGCAGGCAGAAAGGGCGCTGCCCGGGCTGACGGCGGTCAAAGTAGCGGGAGTAATTTTCTATGCCTGAACAATACCCTAACTCCCGGATCATCTCCAGGTCAAATTCCGTACGTTCTTCTATCCGCTTGGCTTCCAGAAAGCGCTTTTCATCTTTAAAATTCTGTACCTGCTCCACCAGATCATCCTGTATTTCGTAAACAGCTTTCTGGGTAGTATCCTTTGCAGTCACGAAGAGGTTGGCGGGATAAATGGTAATCAGGCGTTCATCCGCTATTTTTTTTCCGCTGTGGGGATCAATACGGTGGATGGCTTCAATCTCATCTCCCCAGAAGTAAATGCGGTAGGCAAAGTCTGCGTAGGCGGCAAAAATATCTACTGTATCCCCTTTCACCCTGAAGTTACCCCGCTTGAACTCAGCTTCCGTACGGCTGTATAAAATATCTACCAACGAATACAATAACCGCTGACGTGACAATACGTCTCCCTCCTGCAAGCGGATCACGTTTTTGCCAAACTCCTCAGGATTTCCCAGACCATAGATACAAGAAACTGATGCGACTACCAATACATCACGCCTGCCGGAGAGAAGTGCAGAGGTAGCACTTAAGCGAAGCTTTTCTATCTCCTCATTGATAGACATATCTTTTTCTATGTAGAGATTGGTCGTAGGGATATAAGCTTCCGGCTGATAGTAATCGTAATAAGAAATGAAGTACTCCACCGCGTTTTCGGGAAAAAACTGCTTAAACTCACCAAAAAGCTGCGCTGCCAGAGTTTTGTTATGACTGATCACCAAGGTGGGGCGGTTGAGGTTGGCAACTACATTAGCCATGGTAAAGGTTTTACCAGAGCCGGTTACTCCCAGCAGGGTCTGTGCGCGTTCTCCACTCTCTATGCCTTCAGTGAGCTGGCGTATAGCCTCCGGTTGGTCGCCGGTAGGCTCATATTCAGAAATTAGTTTAAAATCCATGTTATAATGATCAATGAGTAATGAACAATGAATAGTATGGCGATTGTTTTACAAAACATTTTTTGTA
Proteins encoded:
- the porV gene encoding type IX secretion system outer membrane channel protein PorV, which translates into the protein MMSKLKNCLIAFALFSFLANISLAQSLPVLGQNGEKIPITSAPFLLITPDARTAGLGEAGVALSADANAAYWNPAKLALLPEKSNMSFSYTPWLRKVVSDMDLYHFAAAQRVNEKGAWGLSATYFDLGDVQFPTPSGGIATVENPHDLSVSLSYAHQLSKQWSLGGNAKFIGSNHSGSFSASGIPQRASGFAVDLGALYQTDFNLFQKESVLTLGGSMANLGPKMTYFNDKQFLPANVSLGSSLSSQINDDHSLSWSLNLRKLMVPTPYNTFFGSEKGWFSGTFGSFADAPGGIAEELREIMIGTGLEYGFKETVWLRGGYYYEAEDKGDRQYFTTGLGVRYQILSLDLAYLHPSATQPGRTHPLQSTLRLSLQVRFGEVE
- a CDS encoding Gfo/Idh/MocA family protein, whose amino-acid sequence is MMKNNSRRKFIKKAGAAISTAFAFPTIIPASALGRNGYVPPSDRINLAFIGAGNQAGNDVKSFLEDERVQITTICDVNKQSAGYWDGKVAGREFIMKMVDDAYGEKYGKKYKSCRGYEDFRDVIGRKDIDAVEIVTPDHWHAIPVLMAAEAKKDIYCQKPLALTVAEGRAMSDAVKKHEVVFQTGSQQRSNTHFRRVCELVRNGKIGELQTATCSLPAGTPDFGKTGHLTETVPVPKGFNYDMWLGPAPEAPYCPARTHVNFRWILDYSGGMVTDWGGHHPDIAQWGMDTEYTGPVKIQNAKATWADHPIWNTATEFYFECIYENGLKLIVTSSESNGVKFSGTEGSVWASRGEHDADPKSILGAEIGPDGTHLYKSDNHFRNFIDCVLSREETIAPAEVAHRSITIAHLGNIAMMLEQDLEWDPQQERFTNNEEANKMLSRKMREPWDKVYQKYMV
- a CDS encoding glycerophosphodiester phosphodiesterase family protein, giving the protein MRSFKYSLFLLLACLACSPSEVVYEEYIPDYSLQEKAVASLLKKHPIEIVVHRGANHLAPENTFAAAAKAIELGVDYVEIDVHRSLDGVHYIMHDLGLGRTTDGWGPIRLRTSEYIDKLDAGSWFGEAYAGEKVPRLEEYLRWIKGKAKAYLDVKTADLEEVVRLVRKYNMEDETFFWFWSDSMLEEFSVLAPELRVKINAHSVEEVMEAKEKYDADIIECNVQEITPEMVQLCDSLGIQIMAYASSNTAEEFKTVIKSEADLVNLDKPGLYLEVLQAMQGL
- a CDS encoding nucleoside deaminase, which translates into the protein MGILKPDDEYYMQQALRLAEQAYEEGEIPVGAIVVSNERIIAKAYNQTEKLQDVTAHAEMLALTSAFNYFGAKYLPECTLYVTLEPCVMCAGALHWAQLGGLVYAAPDEKKGFTQYNDRILHPRTQVRQGALAQESTELIQTFFRRMRGKED
- the uvrB gene encoding excinuclease ABC subunit UvrB; translated protein: MDFKLISEYEPTGDQPEAIRQLTEGIESGERAQTLLGVTGSGKTFTMANVVANLNRPTLVISHNKTLAAQLFGEFKQFFPENAVEYFISYYDYYQPEAYIPTTNLYIEKDMSINEEIEKLRLSATSALLSGRRDVLVVASVSCIYGLGNPEEFGKNVIRLQEGDVLSRQRLLYSLVDILYSRTEAEFKRGNFRVKGDTVDIFAAYADFAYRIYFWGDEIEAIHRIDPHSGKKIADERLITIYPANLFVTAKDTTQKAVYEIQDDLVEQVQNFKDEKRFLEAKRIEERTEFDLEMIRELGYCSGIENYSRYFDRRQPGQRPFCLLDYFPEDYLMMIDESHVTIPQVRGMWGGDRARKTSLVDYGFRLPSALDNRPLTFNEFEDMTSQVIYVSATPSEYELRNSEGVVVEQVIRPTGLLDPVIEVRPSLNQIDDLLGEIDERVKLQERVLVTTLTKRMAEELQKFLERAGVRSRYIHSEVKSLDRVEILRQLRLGEFDVLVGVNLLREGLDLPEVSLVAILDADKEGFLRNERSLIQTIGRAARNENGMVIMYADRVTGSMQVAIDETNRRRSKQMEYNEEHGITPKTVLKSKEAIMFSTRVADSKKAVKKAYAGPEEFSIAADPVVAYMNKVDLEKLIGKTQKNMEKAAKELDFMEAARMRDELNELKKLYEQKE